Proteins from a single region of Syntrophorhabdales bacterium:
- the rpoC gene encoding DNA-directed RNA polymerase subunit beta': MEDYFKIFEKQKDPLSYTAMKLSLASPELIEKWSFGEVKKPETINYRTFKPEKDGLFCARIFGPVKDYECICGKYKRMKHRGIICEKCGVEVIQSKVRRERMGHIQLASPIAHIWFLKSMPSKIGTLLELSIKEVERVLYFEMYIVIEPGPSPYQFAELITEEKYLEGREKYGEKFVGGIGAEAMRECLRRIDVEKVSKDIRTEMRDTSSDAKRKKLARRLKVIDAFRISGVRPDWMILDIIPVLPPELRPLVPLDGGRFATSDLNDLYRRVINRNNRLKRLMELNAPEIIIRNEKRMLQEAVDALFDNSKRGRIVTGTSKRPLKSLSDMLRGKQGRFRQNLLGKRVDYSGRSVIVVGPELRLHQCGLPKHMALELFKPFVYNRLIRKGFATTIKNAKKLVEKERPEVWDVLEEAIKEHPVLLNRAPTLHRLGIQAFEPMLIDGKAIQLHPLVCPAYNADFDGDQMAVHVPLSIEAQSEARVLMMSTNNILSPANGRPIIVPTQDIVLGLYYLTIERKYRTGEGKIFSDPEEVTIAYDSGEVDLHARIDVRMDGARVTTTPGRILLRQVIPAEIPFDVINRTMDKKTIGQLVDICYRKGGEKATVILSDRLKDIGFFYATLGGISISIDDMKIPQRKEELIKKASQEVKVVQNQYSEGLITDGERYNKVIDIWADVTERIADELMRELGSEKVEVPAVLPAKGFMPKKGDGKRAKAAPAHPVARPKFEYQDSLNPMYMMAHSGARGNAQQIRQLAGMRGLMAKPSGEIIETPITSNFREGLTVLQYFISTSGARKGLADTALKTANSGYLTRRLVDVAHDVIVAETDCGTFDGIEVTALMEGGEVIEQLGTRILGRVSLEELRDPDGEVIVRRNDEIREEHLKKIDEAGLEKVRIRSVLTCRSKRGVCALCYGRDLARGRLVSIGEAVGIIAAQSIGEPGTQLTMRTFHIGGAASRRVEQSTLEARNEGIVKLHSVKVVLNKEGQPIVMNRNGEVAIVDTAGREREKYPIIYGAKLRVSDGQKVPEGHVLAEWDPYTIPILSEVSGRVKFGDISEGVTMAERVDEVTGLAYKVIIEFRDTDVRPRISIKDDKGKTITVPGTTSLARYMLPMGAHIVVNEGDMIHAGDVVSKIPRETTKTKDITGGLPRVAELFEARRPKESAIVTEVEGMVSFGKLSKGKREIMVTPDRGEARKYTIPKGKHVIVHEGDYVKAGEPLMDGPANPHDVLRILGIKDLARYLVNEIQEVYQLQGVKINDKHIEIIVRQMLKRVRIKDVGDTNFIIDEPVEWWVFDEENRRAIERGGRPATAEPLFLGITKASLITDSFISAASFQDTTKVLTQASIEGRVDYLRGLKENVIMGRIIPAGTGFTKYRSYEMAAMDKGEELLEPLPPEASSLAEIAE, encoded by the coding sequence TTGGAAGACTATTTTAAGATTTTTGAGAAGCAAAAGGACCCGTTGAGTTACACAGCGATGAAACTCTCGCTTGCCTCTCCTGAGCTGATCGAGAAGTGGTCTTTCGGTGAGGTGAAGAAGCCGGAGACGATCAACTACAGGACGTTCAAGCCGGAAAAGGACGGCCTTTTCTGCGCCAGAATTTTCGGCCCGGTTAAAGACTATGAGTGTATTTGCGGGAAATACAAGAGAATGAAGCACCGCGGCATCATTTGCGAGAAATGCGGCGTGGAGGTAATTCAATCCAAGGTGCGGAGGGAAAGGATGGGGCATATACAGCTCGCATCCCCGATCGCGCACATCTGGTTTTTGAAAAGCATGCCCAGCAAGATAGGAACGCTGCTCGAGCTTTCCATTAAAGAGGTGGAGCGGGTTCTCTATTTTGAAATGTATATCGTGATCGAGCCTGGTCCTTCGCCGTATCAGTTTGCCGAGCTTATCACCGAGGAAAAATATCTTGAAGGCAGGGAGAAATATGGTGAGAAATTCGTAGGAGGGATCGGCGCAGAGGCTATGCGCGAATGCCTGAGGCGCATTGACGTGGAGAAGGTTTCCAAAGACATCAGAACAGAGATGCGCGATACCTCATCAGATGCCAAGCGGAAGAAGCTGGCCCGACGCCTGAAAGTAATAGATGCTTTTCGTATCTCGGGCGTGCGACCCGACTGGATGATACTCGATATCATCCCTGTGCTTCCACCTGAGTTAAGACCGCTCGTGCCGTTGGATGGCGGAAGGTTTGCTACCTCGGACCTCAACGATCTCTACCGCCGGGTTATCAACAGGAACAACCGGCTGAAAAGGTTGATGGAGCTGAACGCGCCGGAGATCATCATACGGAATGAAAAACGAATGCTGCAGGAAGCAGTGGACGCTCTTTTTGACAACTCAAAAAGAGGCAGGATCGTCACGGGAACCAGCAAGCGACCGCTCAAGTCCTTAAGCGATATGCTTCGGGGCAAACAGGGTCGTTTTCGCCAGAACCTCCTGGGAAAAAGAGTAGACTACTCCGGTCGTTCGGTCATTGTGGTAGGCCCTGAGTTGAGGCTTCACCAGTGCGGCCTGCCGAAGCACATGGCACTGGAGCTCTTTAAGCCGTTTGTTTATAACAGACTGATACGCAAGGGTTTCGCGACTACCATCAAGAATGCCAAGAAGCTTGTCGAGAAAGAAAGGCCCGAAGTGTGGGATGTGCTGGAGGAGGCAATCAAAGAGCATCCTGTTCTCCTCAACAGAGCTCCGACCCTGCACCGGCTTGGGATTCAGGCGTTTGAGCCCATGCTGATTGACGGCAAGGCCATTCAGCTCCACCCCCTTGTCTGCCCTGCTTACAACGCTGACTTTGACGGCGACCAGATGGCTGTTCATGTTCCCCTCTCAATAGAAGCGCAGTCTGAGGCGCGCGTTCTGATGATGTCAACCAATAACATTCTTTCGCCGGCCAACGGAAGGCCGATCATCGTGCCGACACAGGATATCGTGCTCGGTCTTTACTATCTGACGATCGAAAGAAAATATCGAACAGGAGAAGGGAAAATATTCTCTGATCCGGAAGAGGTGACCATAGCGTACGACTCCGGCGAGGTAGACCTGCACGCCCGGATAGATGTGCGCATGGATGGTGCCAGGGTTACCACAACACCGGGCCGGATTCTGCTGAGACAGGTTATCCCTGCGGAAATACCCTTTGATGTGATTAACCGCACGATGGACAAGAAAACAATAGGTCAGCTCGTTGACATCTGTTATCGCAAGGGCGGAGAAAAGGCGACCGTCATTCTTTCCGACAGACTCAAGGATATCGGGTTCTTTTATGCCACGCTGGGAGGAATCTCGATTTCTATCGATGACATGAAGATACCGCAAAGGAAAGAGGAGCTGATCAAGAAAGCCTCTCAGGAAGTAAAAGTCGTTCAGAACCAGTATTCAGAAGGCTTGATAACAGACGGTGAGCGATACAACAAGGTGATCGACATCTGGGCCGACGTCACCGAGCGCATTGCCGATGAACTCATGCGGGAGCTCGGTTCTGAAAAGGTTGAGGTGCCCGCGGTGCTGCCTGCCAAAGGCTTTATGCCGAAAAAAGGTGACGGTAAGCGGGCGAAGGCTGCACCTGCCCATCCTGTTGCCCGGCCGAAGTTTGAGTACCAGGACAGCCTCAACCCCATGTACATGATGGCCCATTCAGGCGCCAGAGGAAACGCGCAGCAGATACGCCAGCTGGCAGGCATGAGGGGTTTAATGGCCAAACCTTCCGGAGAAATTATCGAAACCCCGATTACCAGCAACTTCCGCGAAGGCCTCACCGTGCTGCAGTATTTTATTTCTACCAGCGGTGCGAGAAAAGGTCTCGCAGATACGGCTCTCAAGACGGCAAATTCAGGCTATCTGACGAGAAGACTCGTGGACGTGGCGCATGACGTCATCGTAGCGGAGACGGACTGCGGTACGTTTGATGGGATTGAAGTAACTGCCCTGATGGAGGGCGGGGAGGTCATCGAACAGCTCGGCACCCGCATCCTCGGCAGGGTCTCGCTGGAAGAGCTTCGTGATCCTGATGGCGAGGTCATTGTCAGAAGAAATGATGAGATCAGGGAAGAGCATCTGAAGAAAATAGATGAAGCGGGTCTGGAAAAAGTGAGGATCCGCTCGGTGCTCACGTGCCGCTCGAAACGAGGTGTTTGCGCCCTTTGCTATGGCCGGGACCTTGCGAGAGGCAGGCTGGTAAGCATCGGGGAGGCTGTCGGCATCATTGCGGCCCAGTCGATAGGTGAGCCTGGAACGCAGCTTACGATGAGAACCTTCCATATCGGTGGCGCTGCATCCCGTCGTGTGGAGCAATCAACGTTGGAAGCCCGGAACGAAGGCATTGTCAAACTGCATTCCGTGAAAGTAGTTCTCAATAAAGAGGGCCAGCCGATAGTCATGAACCGGAACGGCGAAGTGGCCATCGTTGATACGGCAGGCCGTGAGAGAGAAAAATACCCGATCATTTACGGAGCAAAGCTCCGCGTGTCCGACGGACAGAAAGTGCCCGAGGGTCACGTACTGGCAGAGTGGGACCCGTACACGATCCCGATTCTTTCGGAGGTTTCCGGCCGAGTAAAATTCGGGGATATCTCTGAAGGTGTTACCATGGCAGAGCGCGTAGACGAAGTAACGGGCCTTGCCTACAAAGTTATCATAGAGTTCCGCGACACTGATGTGAGGCCGAGGATTTCGATTAAAGACGATAAGGGCAAGACGATTACGGTACCGGGTACGACAAGCCTTGCCAGGTACATGCTTCCTATGGGAGCCCACATCGTCGTCAACGAAGGCGACATGATTCATGCGGGAGATGTCGTATCAAAGATTCCACGGGAGACCACCAAGACCAAGGATATTACCGGCGGTCTGCCCCGTGTTGCCGAACTCTTTGAGGCGCGTAGACCGAAGGAAAGCGCGATCGTTACGGAAGTGGAGGGTATGGTCTCTTTTGGCAAGCTCTCAAAAGGCAAGAGAGAGATCATGGTGACGCCTGACCGAGGTGAAGCGAGGAAATATACGATCCCGAAGGGTAAGCACGTTATAGTCCACGAAGGCGATTACGTCAAGGCCGGCGAGCCGTTAATGGACGGTCCTGCCAACCCGCACGACGTACTTCGCATTCTTGGCATCAAGGACCTCGCCAGGTACCTTGTGAACGAGATCCAGGAGGTCTACCAGCTTCAGGGCGTGAAGATCAACGATAAGCACATAGAGATCATCGTACGGCAGATGCTGAAACGGGTCAGGATCAAGGATGTGGGCGACACCAACTTCATTATCGACGAACCGGTGGAGTGGTGGGTCTTTGACGAAGAAAACCGACGCGCAATAGAGAGGGGAGGGCGCCCGGCTACAGCAGAGCCGCTCTTCCTCGGAATCACCAAAGCATCCCTGATAACCGACAGCTTCATCTCAGCTGCAAGCTTTCAGGACACAACAAAAGTACTTACTCAGGCCTCGATTGAGGGTAGAGTCGACTACCTGCGCGGGCTCAAAGAAAACGTTATCATGGGCAGAATCATACCGGCAGGCACAGGTTTCACCAAGTACCGCAGTTACGAAATGGCGGCCATGGATAAAGGTGAGGAACTGCTCGAGCCGCTGCCGCCGGAAGCCAGCTCACTGGCCGAGATTGCGGAGTAG
- the ybgF gene encoding tol-pal system protein YbgF codes for MKKHLPLYFLFLALLGCASSSEVADVRRDVTTVYREFRSYKDATDARLSKLEKDMSALNQSMRSVEELTRKQFVDLSMSAESNDEKIKNILGKLDELDSQLRAYWGETKGELKELKGTKNSSPGVPPKKAPVAPQGNYDEVYKRAFDAFQKGQYEDSIRAFSDFVQTYPDTPLAPNARYWMGEAYMNLKDPEKAIVSFQEVIDKYPNSEKAPRALLRQAEAFGALGDKKSSTTLLKRVVELYPKTDEARIAERLLRNLGQ; via the coding sequence ATGAAAAAACATCTCCCCTTGTACTTCCTTTTTCTTGCGTTACTTGGCTGCGCTTCTTCTTCGGAGGTAGCAGACGTGAGAAGAGACGTCACGACCGTCTATCGGGAATTCCGCTCCTACAAGGATGCCACCGATGCGAGGCTGTCCAAGCTGGAGAAGGATATGTCAGCCCTTAACCAGAGCATGCGATCAGTGGAGGAGTTGACCCGCAAGCAGTTTGTCGATCTCTCGATGTCTGCAGAGAGCAATGACGAAAAAATCAAAAACATCCTTGGAAAACTGGACGAACTCGATTCGCAGCTGCGGGCCTATTGGGGTGAAACCAAGGGAGAACTCAAGGAACTTAAAGGTACAAAAAATAGCAGTCCGGGAGTACCGCCGAAAAAGGCTCCTGTGGCCCCGCAGGGGAATTACGATGAGGTTTACAAGCGTGCATTCGATGCTTTCCAGAAAGGCCAGTATGAGGATTCAATACGCGCCTTTTCCGACTTTGTGCAAACCTATCCCGACACGCCGCTTGCGCCCAATGCGCGCTACTGGATGGGCGAAGCCTACATGAATCTCAAGGATCCCGAGAAAGCGATCGTCAGTTTTCAAGAGGTAATCGACAAGTATCCCAACAGCGAGAAGGCGCCAAGGGCGCTGCTTCGCCAGGCAGAGGCTTTCGGAGCGCTGGGAGATAAAAAGAGCTCTACCACTCTGCTCAAGAGAGTGGTAGAGCTCTATCCTAAAACCGATGAGGCGCGGATCGCGGAGAGGCTACTCCGCAATCTCGGCCAGTGA
- the pal gene encoding peptidoglycan-associated lipoprotein Pal has translation MKLVCCLFVSVAMLFVCACSPKPVHVPITERAAQPAVSEAQTQDSQAEQERKAREKKAIEEELLQRDLERQKMLQEQMKKSVAAFTDILFEFNSYTVDPKYQSVITNVATWMSQNQAAKVTVEGHCDERGTIEYNLALGEKRAEAVKNQLVKAGVKDDRIKTVSYGKEVPVDPAHTEEAWAKNRRAHFKVE, from the coding sequence ATGAAATTAGTATGTTGCCTGTTCGTATCGGTCGCAATGCTTTTTGTTTGCGCATGTTCCCCCAAGCCGGTGCACGTGCCGATTACCGAACGCGCCGCCCAGCCCGCTGTATCGGAAGCCCAAACACAGGATTCCCAGGCTGAGCAGGAGAGAAAGGCCAGAGAAAAGAAAGCCATAGAAGAGGAACTCCTGCAGCGTGACCTGGAGCGGCAGAAAATGCTCCAGGAGCAGATGAAAAAAAGCGTGGCTGCGTTCACGGATATTCTGTTCGAGTTTAATAGTTACACCGTGGACCCCAAGTACCAGAGTGTAATCACCAATGTGGCAACCTGGATGAGCCAGAACCAAGCAGCCAAGGTGACAGTCGAGGGCCACTGCGACGAAAGAGGTACTATTGAATACAACCTCGCTCTCGGAGAAAAGAGGGCGGAAGCAGTAAAGAATCAGCTTGTCAAAGCAGGAGTCAAGGATGACCGGATAAAAACCGTCTCTTACGGAAAAGAAGTACCCGTGGATCCTGCACACACAGAAGAAGCCTGGGCCAAGAACCGTAGAGCCCATTTCAAAGTCGAGTAA
- a CDS encoding selenium metabolism-associated LysR family transcriptional regulator, which yields MNLRHLETFLKIVELKSFTKAGEELHLTQPTVSKQMVDLETSFGIRFIDRTKRGLALTRAGEILFRYAKDFIALQEEAAAAIAAFKGLRLGTIRMGASNIPGVYVLPPILKLFRENYEGIQLQLTISDTGDITDKVEQGDFDIGFVGAKDETRKVAYQAFLDDLIVFVAPPTYADSIDIEEMKRCPLITREAGSGTRKCFDLALRKKGIGPGDMQIVAELGDTQAIKEAVKQGMGVAYVSLRAVRDEVKNHSLKVLNVDGIPGVKRSFYTILKKGKSQSPQVQAFLKTIHEWRKNDTIPLFSSKHMLDACR from the coding sequence GTGAATCTAAGACATCTGGAGACGTTTCTGAAGATAGTCGAACTGAAGAGCTTCACCAAGGCCGGAGAGGAGCTCCACCTCACACAGCCCACCGTGAGCAAACAGATGGTCGATCTGGAGACCTCATTTGGCATACGCTTCATAGATCGCACCAAGCGGGGGCTTGCTCTGACCAGGGCAGGAGAAATTCTTTTCCGATATGCCAAAGATTTCATCGCGCTGCAGGAAGAAGCAGCGGCCGCCATAGCAGCCTTTAAAGGGCTCCGGCTGGGCACTATCCGCATGGGGGCAAGTAACATACCTGGTGTGTACGTGCTTCCGCCGATCCTGAAACTATTCAGAGAGAACTACGAAGGAATTCAACTCCAGCTGACCATATCTGATACGGGAGATATAACGGACAAGGTTGAGCAAGGGGATTTTGACATTGGATTTGTAGGTGCAAAAGATGAAACACGGAAGGTCGCGTATCAGGCTTTCCTCGATGACCTTATCGTATTTGTAGCACCGCCGACCTATGCAGATTCAATCGACATAGAAGAAATGAAGCGCTGCCCCTTGATCACGCGGGAAGCCGGTTCAGGCACACGCAAGTGCTTTGATCTTGCCTTGCGAAAAAAAGGAATCGGACCGGGAGATATGCAAATAGTCGCAGAGTTGGGAGACACGCAAGCAATCAAGGAAGCAGTCAAGCAAGGTATGGGTGTCGCCTATGTGTCGCTGCGGGCAGTCAGAGACGAGGTAAAGAACCATAGTCTCAAGGTCCTTAACGTCGATGGTATCCCAGGCGTCAAACGTTCATTTTACACAATCCTCAAGAAGGGAAAAAGTCAGTCGCCACAGGTGCAGGCTTTTCTGAAAACGATACATGAATGGAGAAAGAATGATACGATACCTTTGTTTAGTAGTAAGCATATGCTTGACGCTTGCCGTTGA
- the glgB gene encoding 1,4-alpha-glucan branching protein GlgB codes for MVSKQDVEKIVRSAHHDPFEVLGAHQLRSGGKQAVAVRAFLPEATEARVVRLDTAEICPMKKLHPDGFFEAIAKNTDQIFSYRLRITRNDGREEEFVDPYSFLPVLTEYDLYLIGEGTHYKKYEKLGAHQIVVDGTPGVLFAVWAPNAQRVSVIGDFNDWDGRRHQMRVRGSSGVWELFIPSLGQGTLYKFEVKSRGKGVLMDKADPYAFYSELRPKSASVVWDIDRYAWSDEGWMKERREKNLFEGPLSIYEVHLGSWRRVPEEGNRWETYREMAHSLVPYVKEMGYTHLQLLPISEHPFDESWGYQTTGYYSCTSRYGQPEDFMYFVDQCHKAGIGVIIDWVPAHFPRDAHGLGYFDGTALYEHEDPRKGEHRDWGTLIFNYDRKEVANFLIANGLFWLDKYHIDGLRVDAVASMLYLNYSREPGDWTPNKYGGNENLEAVAFIRRFNEVVHGAHPGILTVAEESTAWPMVSRPTYVGGLGFSMKWNMGWMHDILDYFSRDPIYRKHHQNNLTFALLYAFTENFILPLSHDEVVHGKRSLVDKMPGDLWQKFANLRLLYSYMYAQPGKKLLFMGGEFGQWSEWYSQTSLDWHLLGYEPHRGLQRFVRDLNELYKREHSMHQVDFTHEGFEWVDFGDFSNSVVSFVRRAKDRNDFTLFVFNFTPVVREGYRVGVPRWGYYREILNSDSALYWGSNVGNRGGVHAEDVWWNGRPYSIGLTLPPLGALAFKLA; via the coding sequence ATGGTATCCAAGCAGGATGTAGAAAAAATTGTCAGGTCAGCGCATCACGATCCTTTCGAAGTTCTGGGTGCTCACCAGCTTCGTTCGGGAGGGAAGCAGGCAGTGGCTGTGCGCGCCTTTCTTCCTGAAGCCACGGAGGCACGTGTGGTCAGGTTGGACACAGCAGAGATCTGCCCGATGAAAAAACTTCACCCGGACGGTTTTTTCGAAGCGATAGCAAAGAATACCGATCAGATATTCTCTTACCGCCTCAGGATTACACGCAACGATGGCCGCGAAGAAGAATTTGTGGATCCATATTCCTTTCTGCCGGTGCTCACGGAGTACGACCTCTATCTGATCGGGGAGGGAACGCATTACAAGAAATATGAAAAACTGGGTGCACACCAAATCGTTGTTGATGGCACACCAGGGGTATTATTTGCTGTCTGGGCTCCCAACGCACAGAGGGTGAGCGTTATAGGTGATTTTAACGACTGGGACGGCAGGCGTCATCAAATGCGGGTGCGAGGTTCGTCGGGTGTCTGGGAGCTTTTTATTCCCTCGCTTGGTCAAGGGACTCTTTACAAATTCGAGGTGAAGTCGAGGGGCAAAGGGGTTCTTATGGACAAAGCCGATCCTTACGCTTTCTACAGCGAACTTCGACCAAAGAGCGCCTCTGTGGTGTGGGATATCGACCGTTACGCGTGGTCCGATGAAGGGTGGATGAAAGAACGGCGGGAGAAAAACCTGTTCGAAGGGCCGCTTTCAATTTATGAAGTGCATCTCGGCTCCTGGAGAAGAGTCCCCGAGGAAGGGAACCGCTGGGAGACATACAGGGAAATGGCCCACTCTCTCGTGCCGTATGTGAAGGAGATGGGCTATACGCATCTTCAGCTTCTTCCGATCAGCGAGCATCCATTCGATGAGTCATGGGGCTATCAGACCACGGGTTACTATTCGTGCACAAGCCGCTATGGTCAACCTGAGGACTTCATGTACTTTGTGGATCAGTGTCATAAGGCCGGGATCGGTGTAATCATAGACTGGGTGCCGGCTCACTTCCCCAGAGACGCTCACGGGCTTGGCTACTTCGACGGCACAGCCCTTTACGAACATGAAGATCCACGAAAAGGGGAGCACCGGGATTGGGGCACCCTGATTTTCAATTATGACAGAAAAGAGGTTGCCAATTTTCTTATAGCAAACGGATTATTCTGGCTGGACAAGTATCACATAGATGGATTGCGCGTGGATGCTGTGGCATCGATGCTTTACCTTAATTACTCAAGAGAACCAGGGGACTGGACGCCGAACAAGTATGGCGGGAATGAAAATCTGGAGGCTGTGGCTTTCATCAGACGGTTTAATGAAGTTGTGCACGGGGCCCACCCGGGCATACTGACTGTGGCGGAAGAGTCAACTGCCTGGCCCATGGTATCCCGCCCGACTTACGTCGGAGGGCTTGGCTTCAGCATGAAATGGAACATGGGCTGGATGCATGACATACTGGACTATTTTTCAAGGGATCCGATTTACCGGAAGCACCACCAGAACAATCTGACGTTTGCTCTTCTTTACGCGTTCACAGAGAACTTTATTTTGCCTCTTTCCCACGATGAAGTAGTGCATGGCAAACGCTCTCTTGTCGACAAGATGCCTGGAGACCTGTGGCAGAAATTTGCGAACTTGAGGCTTCTCTACAGTTACATGTACGCCCAGCCCGGCAAAAAACTGCTCTTCATGGGCGGCGAATTCGGCCAGTGGTCTGAATGGTACTCGCAAACGAGTCTTGATTGGCATCTGCTGGGATACGAGCCTCACCGGGGACTCCAGCGCTTTGTGAGGGATTTGAATGAACTCTACAAGCGTGAGCATTCAATGCACCAGGTCGATTTTACCCATGAGGGATTTGAGTGGGTTGACTTCGGGGATTTCAGCAATAGCGTTGTCTCCTTCGTGAGAAGGGCTAAGGATAGAAACGACTTCACCCTCTTTGTTTTCAATTTCACGCCTGTCGTGAGAGAGGGTTACAGAGTGGGTGTGCCGAGGTGGGGCTACTACAGGGAGATACTGAACAGCGATTCCGCACTCTATTGGGGAAGCAATGTCGGCAACCGCGGCGGAGTGCATGCTGAAGACGTGTGGTGGAATGGACGACCCTACTCGATTGGATTGACTCTCCCACCGCTTGGGGCGCTGGCGTTCAAGCTGGCGTAG
- a CDS encoding glycosyltransferase family A protein: MVTVIITTHNRRAYLKAAVDSVLAQDYRDLEIIVIDDGSTDGSIDELLGLPLHYVWKENGGISSARNAGIAFAKGDYIAFLDVDDLWKKGKLSAQLEVMEKEKSLICYTDEIWIRNGRWLNQGHKHRKYSGFIYEHCLPLCIISPSSALIKRHVFDDVGLFDESLPVCEDYDMWLRITCRYPVSFVKKPLIVKQGGHADQLSRRYEAMDRFRIKSLGKILSQQILTPEQRALTLAELQKKCLIYANGARKRGRLDEAEECTALAEALDAAIQPESRKAAVIDR; encoded by the coding sequence ATGGTGACGGTTATCATCACAACCCATAACCGGCGCGCATACTTGAAAGCCGCGGTTGATTCGGTCCTGGCTCAAGACTACCGGGATCTGGAGATCATCGTCATTGATGACGGCTCCACAGACGGTTCTATCGATGAACTGCTGGGCCTCCCGCTCCACTATGTCTGGAAAGAAAACGGTGGGATATCCAGTGCGCGCAACGCAGGAATTGCTTTTGCGAAGGGCGACTACATTGCCTTTCTGGATGTGGATGACCTCTGGAAAAAGGGCAAGCTGTCGGCACAGCTAGAGGTGATGGAAAAAGAGAAGAGCCTGATATGCTACACAGACGAGATCTGGATACGGAATGGCAGATGGCTCAACCAGGGGCACAAACATAGGAAATACTCAGGGTTCATTTATGAACACTGCCTTCCCCTCTGCATTATCAGCCCCTCGTCCGCTCTTATCAAGAGGCACGTGTTTGATGATGTGGGGCTGTTTGACGAATCATTGCCCGTATGCGAGGACTACGACATGTGGTTGCGCATCACCTGCCGTTATCCGGTATCGTTCGTGAAGAAACCCCTCATCGTAAAGCAGGGAGGTCACGCAGATCAACTCTCCCGTCGCTATGAAGCGATGGACCGGTTCCGGATCAAGAGCCTTGGAAAGATACTTTCCCAGCAGATTCTGACGCCTGAGCAGAGAGCGCTCACTCTCGCCGAGCTCCAGAAGAAATGTCTCATCTACGCCAACGGCGCAAGAAAGAGGGGAAGGCTTGATGAGGCAGAAGAGTGCACCGCGCTCGCGGAAGCACTCGACGCAGCGATACAACCGGAGTCCCGTAAGGCAGCAGTAATTGATCGCTGA